A part of Terriglobus roseus genomic DNA contains:
- the gudD gene encoding glucarate dehydratase, producing MSEVKNSPVITEMRVVPVAGQDSMLLNLSGAHAPFFTRNLVLLTDSAGNTGVGEVPGGEAIREVLEQSREIVVGSSIAAYRTTLQRVHAAFADRDAGGRGLQTFDLRVAIHAVTAVEAALLDLMGKFVNLPVADLLGEGRQRSQVEVLGYLFYIGDRAKTDLPYRNEDQAEEEWFRLRNEEALTPESIVRLAEATYARYGFRDFKLKGGVLAGDDEIEAVTALSDRFPEARITLDPNGAWSLKEAVRLCGGKHDVLAYAEDPCGAEEGFSGREIMAEFRKETGLPTATNMIATDWRQLQHALQLHSVDIPLADPHFWTMEGSVRVAQTCRMHGLTWGSHSNNHFDVSLAMFTHVAAAAPGDTTAIDTHWIWQDGQRLTKEPLRIQDGLLTVPEKPGLGVEVDMEQIEQAHAAYNRLPAGARNDAAAMQYLIPNWKFDPKKACLVR from the coding sequence GCGCGTTGTCCCTGTGGCGGGGCAGGACAGCATGTTGCTGAATCTAAGCGGAGCGCATGCTCCGTTCTTCACGCGCAACCTGGTTCTGCTGACGGATAGCGCGGGCAATACCGGCGTGGGTGAAGTGCCTGGCGGCGAAGCAATCCGCGAAGTGCTGGAGCAGTCACGCGAAATTGTTGTTGGCAGCAGCATTGCGGCGTATCGGACTACGCTGCAACGTGTGCATGCGGCGTTCGCAGATCGCGATGCAGGTGGACGCGGATTGCAGACGTTCGATCTGCGCGTTGCGATTCATGCTGTGACGGCGGTGGAAGCAGCGCTGTTGGATCTAATGGGTAAGTTTGTGAACCTTCCTGTGGCGGACTTGCTGGGTGAAGGCCGTCAGCGTTCGCAGGTAGAGGTACTGGGGTATCTGTTCTATATCGGCGATCGTGCGAAGACCGATCTTCCTTATCGCAATGAAGATCAGGCTGAAGAAGAATGGTTCCGCCTGCGCAATGAAGAAGCACTGACACCCGAAAGCATTGTGCGTCTGGCAGAGGCCACGTATGCCCGTTATGGCTTTCGCGACTTTAAGCTGAAGGGCGGCGTTCTTGCCGGTGATGATGAAATCGAAGCGGTCACAGCGCTGTCAGATCGTTTCCCGGAAGCGCGCATCACGCTGGACCCGAACGGGGCTTGGTCGTTGAAAGAAGCTGTGCGACTGTGTGGTGGCAAGCATGATGTACTTGCGTATGCCGAAGACCCATGCGGCGCCGAGGAAGGTTTCAGTGGCCGCGAGATCATGGCGGAGTTCCGTAAGGAAACCGGTTTGCCCACCGCCACGAACATGATTGCAACCGACTGGCGCCAGCTTCAACATGCGTTGCAATTGCATTCAGTCGATATTCCGCTCGCCGATCCGCACTTCTGGACGATGGAAGGCTCCGTGCGCGTCGCGCAGACGTGCCGCATGCATGGGCTCACATGGGGCTCGCACTCGAACAATCATTTCGATGTTTCGTTGGCGATGTTCACGCATGTGGCTGCCGCCGCGCCGGGCGATACTACGGCGATTGATACACACTGGATCTGGCAGGACGGGCAACGTCTGACGAAAGAACCACTGCGCATTCAGGATGGTTTACTGACTGTGCCAGAGAAGCCGGGACTAGGTGTCGAAGTGGATATGGAGCAGATAGAACAGGCGCATGCTGCGTATAACCGTTTGCCTGCGGGTGCGCGAAACGATGCGGCCGCAATGCAATACCTGATCCCGAATTGGAAGTTTGACCCGAAGAAGGCGTGCCTTGTTCGTTGA
- a CDS encoding aldehyde dehydrogenase (NADP(+)), giving the protein MAITGSILIGNEEIVGTAGTQRAVNPATNAEMEPVFGGGTLEDVDRACTLAARDFDAFRNAPLETRARLLETIADNLMALGDELIERAMAESGLPRPRLEGERGRTCGQLRLFASLVREGRFLNVTVDTALPDRQPLPRADLRSRKIPVGPVAVFGASNFPLAFSVAGGDTAAALAAGCPVIAKSHPSHLGTSELAGRAIQQAVATLGLPEGVFSLLVGVGNEVGAALVQHPAVQSVAFTGSRRGGQALMALAAARPQPVPVFAEMSSINPLFLLPAALEIRGAAIAAGLVSSATLGVGQFCTKPGLIFGIAGPAFDAFKIAATDWISAAASATMLNSGIQQAFAHGVGALGKASGVKKLGEGAEATHSTAAQPTLFETTALEFIANPKLSEEVFGPAALVIECRNADEMVKLANQFEGQLTATMHLEAEDHALAARLLPVLERKAGRIVVNGFPTGVEVSYAMVHGGPFPSTSDARATSVGAMAIERFLRPVCYQDFPAELLPTELQDEHLAEHARLVDGKLYTA; this is encoded by the coding sequence ATGGCGATCACAGGTTCGATACTTATTGGCAATGAAGAAATCGTCGGCACCGCGGGAACGCAGCGTGCGGTGAATCCAGCAACAAACGCAGAGATGGAGCCTGTGTTTGGCGGCGGCACGTTGGAAGATGTCGACCGCGCCTGCACGCTGGCCGCGCGGGATTTCGACGCATTTCGGAATGCGCCACTGGAAACGCGTGCTCGTTTGCTGGAAACGATTGCCGACAACCTGATGGCGCTTGGCGATGAGTTGATCGAGCGCGCGATGGCAGAGAGTGGATTGCCTCGTCCGCGTCTTGAAGGTGAACGCGGACGCACCTGTGGCCAGCTTCGTTTGTTCGCTTCGTTGGTACGTGAGGGGCGTTTCCTGAATGTCACGGTCGATACGGCTTTGCCTGATCGCCAGCCGTTGCCACGCGCCGATCTGCGCTCGCGCAAAATTCCGGTAGGTCCCGTCGCGGTATTTGGCGCGAGTAATTTTCCGCTGGCGTTTTCTGTTGCTGGCGGCGATACGGCTGCGGCACTCGCTGCGGGATGTCCCGTGATTGCGAAGTCGCATCCATCACACCTTGGAACTTCGGAGCTTGCGGGACGTGCGATTCAGCAGGCGGTAGCAACACTCGGCTTACCTGAAGGTGTGTTCTCGTTGCTCGTAGGCGTGGGCAATGAAGTTGGCGCGGCGTTGGTGCAGCATCCCGCGGTGCAGTCTGTTGCTTTTACCGGATCACGCAGAGGCGGACAGGCGCTGATGGCGCTTGCCGCGGCGCGTCCGCAGCCGGTTCCTGTATTCGCAGAGATGAGCAGCATCAATCCTCTGTTCCTCTTGCCCGCTGCGTTAGAAATACGTGGTGCTGCAATTGCGGCGGGGCTGGTGTCATCTGCAACGTTGGGCGTTGGACAATTCTGCACCAAGCCTGGCTTGATCTTCGGCATAGCAGGACCTGCGTTTGATGCGTTCAAGATCGCGGCGACAGACTGGATCTCTGCGGCCGCTTCCGCAACCATGCTGAACAGTGGCATTCAGCAGGCGTTTGCACATGGCGTAGGGGCACTAGGTAAAGCGAGCGGTGTGAAGAAGCTGGGCGAAGGAGCAGAGGCAACTCACTCCACGGCTGCGCAGCCCACGCTGTTCGAGACAACGGCCTTGGAATTTATTGCGAACCCGAAGTTGTCGGAAGAAGTCTTCGGGCCTGCCGCGCTTGTCATTGAATGCCGCAATGCGGACGAAATGGTTAAGCTTGCGAACCAGTTCGAAGGGCAGCTTACCGCGACGATGCATCTGGAAGCCGAAGACCACGCACTTGCTGCGCGACTGTTGCCGGTGTTGGAGCGCAAGGCGGGGCGCATCGTCGTCAATGGCTTCCCCACAGGCGTTGAGGTGAGTTACGCCATGGTGCATGGTGGCCCGTTCCCATCGACGTCAGACGCGCGTGCAACCAGCGTGGGAGCCATGGCGATTGAGCGTTTCCTGCGGCCCGTCTGCTATCAGGATTTCCCTGCGGAGTTGTTGCCTACGGAGTTGCAGGATGAGCATCTTGCGGAACACGCTCGGCTTGTAGATGGAAAGTTGTACACCGCATGA
- the kdgD gene encoding 5-dehydro-4-deoxyglucarate dehydratase encodes MTMDPKALAQTVGSGLLSFPVTHFTADGDFNEDSYRKHLAWLGETPLAALFAAGGTGEYFSLTLEEYSRVVSAAVSEVAGHMPILSGCGYGTRTAIEYAKAAEKAGAQGLLLFPPYLVNADQDGLFRHVKAMCDSTSLGVIVYNRDNAIATDVTLARMCDACPNLVGFKDGVGDLELMMKIYLRMGDRLTYIGGLPTAETFALSYLEMGVTTYSSAIFNFLPKWATTFYAAIRRRDHAYVAKEMREFVVPYLAIRDRRKGYAVSIVKAGVRLKGHDCGPVRTPLSDLTEEEMAMLAKLLEGRS; translated from the coding sequence ATGACCATGGATCCCAAAGCACTTGCGCAAACAGTTGGCTCCGGCCTTCTCTCTTTTCCTGTAACGCACTTCACCGCAGACGGTGATTTCAACGAAGATTCGTATCGCAAACACCTTGCGTGGCTCGGTGAGACGCCGCTGGCTGCACTGTTTGCTGCTGGCGGAACGGGCGAGTATTTCTCGTTAACTCTGGAAGAGTACAGCCGCGTTGTGAGTGCGGCAGTCAGTGAAGTTGCAGGTCACATGCCCATCCTGAGTGGCTGCGGTTACGGCACGCGTACAGCGATCGAGTATGCAAAAGCCGCAGAGAAAGCAGGCGCGCAGGGATTGCTGTTGTTCCCCCCGTATCTCGTTAACGCGGATCAGGATGGTTTGTTTCGCCATGTAAAAGCGATGTGCGACTCCACATCGTTGGGCGTGATCGTCTACAACCGCGACAATGCAATCGCTACAGATGTAACGCTGGCGCGGATGTGCGATGCGTGCCCGAACCTTGTCGGGTTTAAGGATGGCGTGGGCGATCTTGAGTTGATGATGAAGATTTATCTGCGTATGGGCGACCGGCTTACTTACATTGGCGGTTTGCCCACGGCAGAGACGTTTGCGCTGAGCTATCTGGAGATGGGCGTAACAACATATTCATCCGCCATCTTTAACTTCCTGCCCAAGTGGGCTACTACGTTCTATGCGGCGATACGTCGGCGCGATCATGCGTATGTTGCGAAGGAGATGCGCGAATTTGTTGTGCCGTATCTTGCCATTCGGGATCGTCGCAAAGGCTACGCGGTGTCCATTGTGAAGGCGGGTGTGCGTTTGAAGGGGCATGATTGCGGCCCGGTGCGTACGCCGTTAAGTGATCTGACAGAAGAAGAGATGGCAATGCTGGCGAAGCTGCTGGAAGGCCGTTCATAA